The Acipenser ruthenus chromosome 27, fAciRut3.2 maternal haplotype, whole genome shotgun sequence genome includes a window with the following:
- the LOC117963626 gene encoding uncharacterized protein LOC117963626 — protein METDTEMLIKDNWKNLIDSVDRKITRTAISLAQKVEILEKLGDPIVKRKDIASEYGLSVSTISKLLKNKDDIMHEWHRGANQDRKRKRLGKVQSVDEALLRWFAIAKEKEAVVTGPILMAKAKSLAETLGVEFNPSQGWLQRWKERNNIVIKRVHAEKSQTDGNNSDWPPTLLPAILSRFTPEERHTWLQHAVEARNCKEESDEDSTSTAPILPSVLSGLSPEEKQAWLQNVKESSGEVEETGQAEENCVGGKSPDQQTNVPAALGLLSPELQQSWLARNNAKGSHKEQCDLDVFSTEQCARAIMPFILSGLSPEEQESWHRHLREKLRTQDRRSASQSPEKPLTSRSEEQQAVLQRNSNPLQDAEGSESKAGLCRYSTEQQQAWVQQLKERNSPAGKSDETGRDLDGSPGTVPQDSDEEELEPPASEAEVSYCLRRIHSFIKQRQADHLGHFHTFESYLQTLMKTDCKTKGNC, from the exons ATGGAAACGGACACA GAAATGCTGATCAAAGACAATTGGAAAAATCTAATTGATTCCGTTGACCGCAAGATCACCCGGACAGCTATCTCACTTGCACAGAAAGTGGAGATTCTGGAAAAACTCGGGGATCCCATCGTCAAAAGGAAAGACATTGCAAGCGAATATGGCCTGTCTGTCTCCACAATTAGCAAATTACTAAAGAACAAAGATGATATTATGCATGAATGGCATCGTGGAGCCAACCAAGACCGGAAGAGGAAACGCTTAGGGAAGGTCCAGTCTGTGGATGAAGCTTTACTGCGCTGGTTTGCCATCGCAAAAGAGAAGGAAGCTGTCGTCACAGGACCCATACTGATGGCGAAGGCCAAGAGTCTCGCTGAAACCCTGGGAGTGGAATTCAACCCTTCTCAGGGCTGGCTACAGCGCTGGAAAGAGAGGAACAATATTGTCATTAAGCGAGTCCATGCGGAAAAAAGCCAGACAGATGGTAATAACTCTGACTGGCCACCTACCTTACTGCCTGCGATCCTGAGCAGATTCACCCCTGAGGAACGGCACACCTGGCTCCAGCACGCGGTGGAGGCAAGAAACTGCAAGGAGGAGAGCGATGAAGACTCAACCTCCACAGCTCCCATCCTGCCTTCTGTTCTGAGTGGACTGTCGCCTGAAGAAAAGCAGGCATGGCTCCAAAACGTGAAGGAAAGCAGTGGGGAAGTAGAGGAGACGGGCCAAGCTGAAGAAAACTGTGTGGGCGGAAAATCTCCAGATCAACAGACCAATGTGCCAGCTGCTCTGGGCTTGCTCTCTCCAGAACTTCAGCAGAGCTGGCTCGCGAGGAATAACGCGAAGGGATCTCACAAGGAGCAGTGCGACCTGGACGTCTTCTCAACAGAGCAGTGCGCTCGTGCCATCATGCCTTTTATTCTGAGTGGACTGTCTCCGGAAGAACAGGAGAGCTGGCACCGACACTTGAGGGAGAAACTCAGGACACAGGACAGACGTTCGGCATCACAATCACCAGAGAAGCCATTAACCAGCAGATCAGAAGAGCAGCAAGCTGTCTTACAAAGAAACAGCAACCCCCTGCAGGACGCTGAAGGTTCAGAGAGCAAGGCAGGACTCTGCAGGTATTCCACTGAGCAGCAGCAGGCTTGGGTACAGCAGTTAAAAGAAAGGAACTCCCCTGCTGGAAAGAGTGATGAAACTGGGCGAGATCTAGATGGATCTCCAGGTACTGTTCCCCAGGACAGTGATGAAGAAGAGCTGGAGCCACCTGCCAGCGAAGCAGAGGTCTCTTACTGCCTGCGCCGGATACACAGCTTCATAAAGCAGCGCCAGGCTGACCACCTTGGACACTTCCATACATTCGAGAGCTACCTTCAAACCTTAATGAAAACAGACtgcaaaactaaaggaaactgtTGA